GAATCAGGTGCTTATTTATGTTGAACAGACTGTTGTCCTTTGACTTTTGCACAGACACTCTAGAAACTGAAATCTGATAGATTTTGTAATTGAAATAGTTTTTATGAAAGTTTAAGTTGATCAGGGCATATGTGAATTAGAGCTGTTTGGTTCATGTAGATTTTGTTTTTGGCTCATGTAGGTTTTTTTATTGATTAAGAAGACGAACGGGCCAGTTTGTGCAAACAAGAAACGCAAAGCACTCTGCAATTCTGTAGACGAGCtaaaacgagctcgagctcgaatccgagcctaaaaacaagcttatttagtaaacgatcccgagcccgagcttgagagagagagaatgagaaaAGAGATCGATATAGAGAGAGGGATTTGAGagagtttgagagagagagaatgagaaaAGAGAGAGAAAGGGAAACGGATAGGGAGAGGGAGAGGGGCATGAGAGAGAGAGGAATAGGGAAAGGGAAATGGTCATGAGAGATAGGGAGCGGGAGCGAGAAAGATAGAGGGGAAGGCGGGAGCGGGAGCGTGGCGTAGATTCAGAGAGAGAAAACAATAGAAATAGAAGATTATTATAACTACAATGATGGTGATCGTGACAGGAACAATGATTACAAATACCATAGACATGAAGAAACTTAGAAGATTAAAAGGTATTGCTTTTATAGTTTCATATTATTATTTTGTCAGTTGATGCTCATACATATGTGCTGAAATAAACTTTGCTATAGGGAGGAGGTTGACGAAGAGGCATATCAAGACAAAAGTGCCTTGCAAGTTGAGGAGGACGATGAAGAAGAAGATTTGAACAGAATAAAGGAAGAGAGTAGAAGACGTATTCAAGCCATTCTTGAAAAGTACAAGACTAAGCTAatgcagcagcagcagcagcagccactgCCACCTCAGTTAGGGGATGAAGGTACGTCTTTTTTTAAGCCCCGTGCTGAAATATGATGATTTATGATTAATTTGATACTCATTTGGCATTGATATCTATTGCATTAAACAGGTAAAGAGAATGTGGAAGAGTCTGTAGGTGCAGCTAATGTAAACTCACGCGATCTTGACGGTGAAGGAGAAGGGTCTGATACTAACATTGGTGACACGCCGTTTTTGGTTAGGAGATTGCCACCACAAAATGGCAATTCTGGCGTTCAGAGGGCATCTGGTGCTGGTGGTCTGGGAGAGGGTACCCCAAAGGtgcgtttttatttttttaatttagatTTAAGCAGGCTCTCTATCACTCTATGCATACTCATTTATCCTTTACTGACTATTACAGAGTGAGAGATCAAACGGGGATGATATATTTGGAGAATCTACACCTAGAGCACGTGAAATGGTAAGTTATTTATAGTTATTAAAGTTCTTATTCATTAGCTCTGTAATGTTTCAATTAATGATTTTTGTTCCTTTGAAATATACAGAATGAGAGATCAAATGACATGTTCTCTGATGATATATTCGGAGAATCACCAGCTGGAGTGCGAATATCTGTAAGTCACATGCCATTAATTTTCTTAAATTTTAATAGTGGATTAAATATTTAGTACACTAGCTTTCTGCATGCTCACTTGGTTGTTGTGCTTGCAGGGAAAGGGTGACGGTTTGACCGttcagagaagtggtcttcaggatAACTGGGATGATCGGTTTAGTTATGCACTTAATATTAAGTGATGATCGGTTTTATCGATTTATTTGGTTTAAACAGGTGTAAAGCTGGTTTAGAGGAGTTGGTGATACTGAAGAAATTAGTCGGTGCTGATTTGGAGGACATGCGTCATTGCGTTCGGTTTCTTTCCAGTTTCAAGCACCGGAATCATCTTTGTTTAGTTTTTGAATCTCTTCATATGAATCTTCATGAAGTGTTAAAGAAGTTTGGTCGTAATATTGGTCTGAAATTAACTGCTGTACGGGCCTATGGTAAACAGCTTTTCATTGCTCTAAAACATCTTAGAAACTGTGGAGTCCTTCATACAGACATCAAGCTTGATAACATGTTGGTTAGTACTCCTTAAATTTTTAACTATCATTtattttttctttgttttattaTAATGTTGTTTTATTATAATGTTGGAGTACTCCTTCATACATTCTAACTTCGTATGATAATCAGGTCAATGACGCCAAAAATGTTCTAAAGCTTTGTGACTTTGGGAATGCTATGTTTGCTGGGAAAAACGAGATCACACCGTACCTCGTGAGTCGGTTTTATCGTGCCCCTGAAATATGTAAGCACTATAATTATGATAATTTATCATAGAGTAAAGtactcggatggtccctgtggttgacCAAAATTGTGGATTttgtccctagctttccaaaactacacaaatggtccctgtggtttacgtTTTGTAACACATATAGtctccaaaagtacatggatggtccctgtggtttgcactttttAACACATTTAGTCCATAACTTAGTCCTgctgaaacctttagatttgttagcTGGGGAGTAAATGTGTTACAAAGGGCAAGCCACGgggaccattcgtgtactttTCAAAAGCTGGGGACCAAATCAAAAATTTTGGTTAATCACAGGCTTTATAAATAGTTTTCGAAATGAGCCGATCTTGAGTTCTCGAAAGTTGAAGGAGCCGGACTTGAGCTTGGCTTCTTAACACCTTTATTGGCTACTTACTTGAGCTCCTGTAAGTTTATTGTCCCAGCTAAGAACACCATAGGTTAGGAAAGGTGATACATCAGGAGGGGAAAGTGATCCTAATGACCATAGTTGTTGGATGAGACCAGAAGACATCGACTACGAACGACCTGTGACCGAATGCTCAAGACATCGACTACATCCTATGCGTTCATGACAAAAAGAATGCTGATAAGTTGAAGCAATCTCTTCCTCTTGACTACAGAAATGACCCGAATTTGTAATAAAAAGTCGGGACTGCTACGCAAAAACGCGGTATTTTACGTCTATTTGACATTTTTTTCTTCATACTGTGTTTAATGCAGGTTTGAGCATGCAAGACCTTTAAGCTGTATCTTTCAAAGATTCGAAGACCTTTAAGTTATTGTTATGTGGTTAGTTAATGATTGTTTTGTTTGCTATAAGGGATATTGTAgtgtttaattttaaattttttattatacTTGGTTGACGTTAATGTTAATTTAATTTGGATGTATGGATGTTAATCTTAAATTTTTTATTATACTTTCATATATAAGTGAAACCTCTGTTTGGTTACAAACAGAGTCTTGAAGAGATTATCAATGCCACTAGCTTTGGATGTTTGTTTTTAAACAGAGGTTACAAACAAAGGTTAGGAAATAGAGCTTTGGTTTTTAAAATAGAGGTTACAAACAGAGCTTTCGTTTTTAAAACATAAGTTACAAACAGAGCTTTGGTTTTTTTAAAACAGAGGTTACAGAGGTTAGGATTTCAAACAGTGGTATGAGGAACATATGTTTGAAACCTCTGTTTGGTTACAAACAGAGTCTTGAGAAAGTGATTTGGCGAAACAGAGATTACCCTTTACCAACAGTGGTTGACTTTAGTCAAACAAAGTTTTAGATACCTCAAACAAATGATACACTCTTTTGAAACCTAAAATCTGTTTATTAATCAAAGGTATAGTTTTTAAAACAGATGTTACAAATAGAGGTTAGGATTTCCAACAATGGTATGAGAAACACATGTTTGAAACCTCTGTTTGGTTACAAACAGAGTCTTGAGAAACAGTGATTTGGCGAAACAGAGATTACCCTTTACCAACAGTGGTTGACTTTAGTTAAACAAGTTAAACGATATATTATAATCTGGTATAATCTGATACTAAATTTtttatttctatatcaaacatgtACACTAAAACTAACTGTAtttaacattgttttataaagataTGTAACTAAATGCAAATAActtaaatgatatattataatctgttttttagtatttgattttGATCGTTATTAAACATATCCGTGTATTCACACGGGTGTACAACTAGTTTTCTTTCTAAAAGCAGTTGTATTAACCCCAAAAACATCATACAAACATAAAAACAATTGTATTCACACCAAAGTTGATTATAAACCATGATAAGTATATATGAATAGACAATTTGAATCACGCTATTTCATGTTTAGAGACTAGGCATTAGTTATGATACCACACTATTTCGGTCCCAAATATGTTGGTTAGGGACTCAAAAATCAGTCCCCAATGTTATCTGATGAATCATTCCTAAATATTATGTAATCGAGACTGATCATATATTAGTTTCTAATAGTTTAGTCTCTAATAGTTACTTTTCTTATAGTATACATGAGTCGACATGAATTTAAACTAGCTACTGGTCGATAATGATTTCTAAACAAAACATGTTGTGACGTAAATGACGCAATTAATAACGTGTCAAAATGACAGATGGAATTAATCAAGAGGTTCAAGATAAGATCTCAATCAGTGAGTGCCTTTGTTTTCAAATGGGTTGTTGGGGTAATCTTGTATGAGAAGCAGTTATTGGAGAAGGTGAGAACATATCATTATGATGACTTTGCCATCGTGGAATGTTAGGGGTTGGATGATAACTCCATTTGGGTGAAATGGTTGACGAAGGGATTTAAATTATTTGGGTGttgctaatttttttttttaaattaaacttcattaaacaaaTCTTCGACTCAAACGGACAAAAGGCCAATACAAAACAACACCCCTGACCTAAACGGGCTAAGAGCCAAATTACAATATATACatagcagtggcggatctaggaaatccgccaagccgtaacgttttataaataagccgtaacgaaatcgaaaaaacctcaaatttttccaaaatttacactaatttttccaaTTTTTTCCGCACCAAGCCGTAGCGGGCGTTGCCCCCGGCATAAAGGTAGCTCCGCCCCTGATACATAGAGTATTTACACCACTCCTTCCAACTAATATATTTACATGATGTTCTATTTTTAAACCATCCAAAACCTCTCGACTTAATCTCTATCAAAATATCTTGCGAGATTCTTCTGATCTGATTAAATACCAACTCGTTCCTGCttttccaaatacaccaacaCGAGATAATAACCAAACCTCGAATAACCTTCTTCATTTTTCCCCTCGTTGAATAGAATTATTAATATCCATTAAATCTTTGAATTTAAAAGCGAAAATCGGAGGAATGTTGCACCAAACACTGATGGCCGCCCACACCCTCATTTACATGATGTTCTATTCTTTTTCTCTAATTTTTACTGGTCGTATTCCCCCTTTAAAGTTTTCAAATAAATACATTAAAcattttattttgtattttggcaaattggatttaaataatcccaactcactgttattggccaataatagtcccaactcatttaatcaccaataataatccgaactattcacttttgtttgtaaaatactcccggttaaaaaaacactaactaggttaaaaatttgctgatatggcttgccacgtcacctgccacatcagTCGCCACGTAATAAAAAATGCCACGTGgactgccacatcagctgccacgtcatcaaaatgccacgtagactgccacatcagctgccacgtcatcaaaaatgggacgtagactgccacatcagttgccacatcatcaaaaatgCCACAACAACTGCCACGTCATATGACACATCAGCTAAAAGGGCCACATcagatgccacatcagcaaatttttaacctagttagtgtttttttaactgagagtattttacaaacaaaattgaatagttcggattattattggtgattaaatgagttgggattattattggccaataacagtgagttgtgattatttaaatccaatttgccttgtattttttatttaaattgcATCTACTTTAAGTTtttaaacaatttaaaaaaacaataaacagaacttattcaaaattttataaagaTTGAAATTGTATCAATTATGTATGTAtagaattatttttaaaaatttgaatttattatttttaaaaatttgaatTTATTAGTAACACCTTAAATATGATTATAATATTTGTTAAATTATAATATAAGATGAATAAATAATATTTCTTTTTAAAGTAATGTAAACAAATTTTAGGAAATTCGTTATTACATGCAAAACTTCAATATATATACAAACTAGTTATTTGATTTGAATTCTAAAAATATTAACGTTCTTtgaatatatatacacacacgcaAAACTTCAATAAGTAATCTGTAGGAATCTTATTTTTTAACATACTTTGAACATTCATtctttaaatattttttaatgtAAATTGCATCTGTTTTGTTCCTGCGGATGTATACCGTTTCAAAAATTAATCTGTAGCAATCTTCTTTTAAACatttaaaaaattatttaaagTATATAGCCAGGTACCAATCATCACTAGTTCTCTAGTGGTGGCCATGGGTATTAAGTTTCACATATGGTGGGTCCGGGTGAGTTTTCCCTTCAgatctcaagttcgagtctgaatgataggggtttctcattgagagatttaaattggggatctacTGTGCGAGTGGGCTCTCTAGCGCGGAATCGGTTAAGACAACATATGCTAGACCTCCCAACATTCGTGGATAATTCAGAACTTTAAAAGAAAGTATATAGCCAATAACATCCAAAGTTTGTATGGACTGAATGCCTATCAATTATATATGTATAACGCTAAAAATAAGGATTTTTTTATAAGGATAAAATTTGACAACTTCTACACTAATAGAAAGAGGGTGTAGAAAGTAAAAGAGGGATGCATTTAGTCCACCACACATTCTTTTTCATAGATCTTAAGGAAAGTATGGAGGTGTTGGTGGCAGTACCGAATAAGGCAGTTGAGATGGGAATAATACCCAGTATCGCTACCCCACAATAATGGTCAAGTGTCGACTTTCTTTTTAGCTAAAATGACGTCGTATTTATTGGAGAATGGTTAAATGCAAAATTCCAATTAACCTTGCAAGAATAGTACGTTGTTTTTATGTGGCATCCTAGTTGAAACTCAAATTGTGTCAAGAGTAAGTTGTATAGAGTTGGACTCGAGGCAAATCAAGTTAATTGATCATTTCTATTGGTTTTTAGCTTAGAATATCATCACTTTGAGTATGTTGGCAAATTACAAGTTGGAAAGTATTCTTTAGAAGAATTGGAAGGAAGTTGGGGAACCAAATGTAGGTAATTTTAGTGTTATCGACGGTTTTTGTGATATTGGATTAACTCGTCGATCAAGCGAATCTTATTAAATATTAAACGAGTTAGGAGATACGAGAGTGTAGACTCGTTTTAATTTAAGTACGATCGGGTATCGGTTTttgattttataaatatttaCAACTAATTTATAGGTATGGTTATATGATTAAAACTAGAGCAAATCTTATGTATTTAGGTTTTCAAATTAATTAAGTGGAGCCTTAATTGGGCCTAAGTGTCCTTTTGGGATTGGCTTAAAATTTTGATTGGATCACATGATTAAGTTGCTCTAGTTTTTTGAAACCCAATAAAAGGACCAACCGATGTAAGCATGATTAGGATGAACTTTTTGGTCGACAATACAATAAGTAACGGGTATTATTTGATACGCATGTGTGTCATTTACGTTATAGCCTAGTTGTCAAGAGAAATTATCTTTTGTGAGGAGACAAATGTTCAATCCTTGAGAGACGTAAGTATTTAAGCGGAAAAAttaaccgttcaaaaaaaattgatACGCTTGTGTAGTACGATATCATTAATTCTCATCCAAATAATTAAATTGGTTCTTGAGTGACCTACACATCTAATCCGAATAATCATTGGTAGTACCACCAAATAGCTTAATCTGACATTGAATACACGATTTATGTAGAAATCCAGCTTTTTCTTCATATCAGTTTACTTGCAATTGATTCAAAA
This is a stretch of genomic DNA from Helianthus annuus cultivar XRQ/B chromosome 16, HanXRQr2.0-SUNRISE, whole genome shotgun sequence. It encodes these proteins:
- the LOC110917951 gene encoding uncharacterized protein LOC110917951 isoform X2 — encoded protein: MQQQQQQPLPPQLGDEGKENVEESVGAANVNSRDLDGEGEGSDTNIGDTPFLVRRLPPQNGNSGVQRASGAGGLGEGTPKSERSNGDDIFGESTPRAREMNERSNDMFSDDIFGESPAGVRISGKGDGLTVQRSGLQDNWDDRFSYALNIK
- the LOC110917951 gene encoding serine/threonine-protein kinase prp4-like isoform X1 gives rise to the protein MIGFIDLFGLNRCKAGLEELVILKKLVGADLEDMRHCVRFLSSFKHRNHLCLVFESLHMNLHEVLKKFGRNIGLKLTAVRAYGKQLFIALKHLRNCGVLHTDIKLDNMLVNDAKNVLKLCDFGNAMFAGKNEITPYLVSRFYRAPEICKHYNYDNLS